The Triticum aestivum cultivar Chinese Spring chromosome 3A, IWGSC CS RefSeq v2.1, whole genome shotgun sequence genome includes a region encoding these proteins:
- the LOC123061201 gene encoding uncharacterized protein, whose translation MDIAPQNWTHGSIRNWSATSSSGVSNLTEADAIFGPVVTPVPVYPMTGSFSSISIHYLFVFCIPMQIMIVVEHFCMCSKNVCELDIVFNFIKKARTRDCAPSCSRLFLMLQPFPIELKGRWKKLQEEWCFQHDIQNQSRL comes from the exons ATGGACATAGCCCCTCAG AATTG GACCCATGGAAGCATTAGGAACTGGTCCGCAACGTCTTCCAGT GGTGTGAGCAATTTAACTGAGGCTGATGCAATCTTTGGACCAGTAGTGACGCCAGTGCCTGTATATCCCATGACTGGTTCTTTCAGCTCAATATCCATACACTACTTGTTTGTATTCTGTATTCCAATGCAAATTATGATTGTTGTTGAACACTTCTGCAT GTGCTCCAAGAATGTATGTGAGCTTGACATTGTATTTAACTTCATCAAG AAAGCCAGAACACGAGATTGTGCCCCCTCTTGCTCCAG GCTATTCCTCATGTTGCAACCTTTTCCCATAGAATTGAAAGGAAGATGGAAGAAATTGCAGGAG GAATGGTGTTTCCAGCATGACATTCAAAACCAGTCAAGACTATAA